A portion of the Hoylesella buccalis ATCC 35310 genome contains these proteins:
- the nuoK gene encoding NADH-quinone oxidoreductase subunit NuoK, translating into MIPVECLIGLSALLFFIGVFGFVTRRNLLAMLISVELVLNSADINFAVFNRILFPEQLEGFFFTLFSIGISAAETAVAIAIIINVYRNFGSDQVNSIENMKL; encoded by the coding sequence ATGATACCCGTTGAATGTTTGATAGGTCTGAGTGCGCTATTGTTTTTTATTGGCGTATTTGGCTTCGTTACCCGTCGTAATTTGTTGGCAATGTTAATCTCCGTAGAGTTGGTTCTTAACTCCGCAGACATCAACTTTGCCGTGTTTAACCGCATCCTGTTCCCCGAACAGTTGGAGGGTTTTTTCTTCACGTTGTTCTCCATTGGCATCAGTGCTGCCGAGACAGCGGTGGCGATTGCCATTATTATAAACGTTTACCGAAACTTTGGTAGTGATCAGGTGAACAGTATTGAAAATATGAAATTATAA
- a CDS encoding amino acid ABC transporter substrate-binding protein yields MNMKSIFKNILLAVLMLFSIEAIAQVNQWRDIYEAKKKDTVFGIARKYGVSVPDLMDANPEMKKEGYELKKGDTVFIPFVKKQTAATTGSVKTQTPVKKESAKPQLASNMDITKRAIRIGVMLPLHDVDGDGRRMVEYYRGLLLACDDLKAKGISTDIHAWNVPIDVDIRQTLLDPNAKSCDIIFGPLYTKQVKHLGDFCKKFGIKMVIPFSIEGGEVANNPQIFQIYQSADSQAQDAIRAYLDRFPNHHPVFIDCNDATSTKGIFTFPLRKQLEAKGIKYNITNLKSSEEAFAKSFSLSKPNVVILNTGRSPELNVALAKIDGLKAANPALSVSLFGYTEWLMYTKVYFDYFCKYETYIPTVAYYNALSPQTKRIEYKYRQWFKEEMQGALPRFALTGYDQASYFCQGLHRYGMNFSGSKAENMHTPLQTPLHFRQVANGGRQNANFMLIHYKNNRTIESITY; encoded by the coding sequence ATGAACATGAAATCTATATTTAAAAATATATTACTGGCGGTTTTAATGCTTTTCAGCATTGAAGCCATAGCGCAAGTCAACCAATGGCGTGACATTTATGAAGCTAAGAAGAAAGATACCGTATTCGGTATTGCACGAAAATATGGTGTTTCCGTTCCTGATTTGATGGATGCCAATCCTGAAATGAAAAAAGAAGGATATGAGTTGAAGAAGGGGGATACCGTTTTCATACCATTTGTTAAGAAACAGACTGCTGCGACAACAGGGTCGGTCAAGACACAAACACCTGTGAAAAAAGAATCTGCCAAACCGCAATTGGCTAGTAATATGGACATTACCAAGCGTGCCATTCGCATTGGTGTGATGCTCCCTTTGCACGATGTTGATGGTGATGGCAGGAGAATGGTGGAATATTATCGCGGTTTGTTGCTGGCTTGTGATGATTTAAAGGCAAAGGGTATTTCAACCGATATCCATGCGTGGAATGTACCAATTGATGTTGATATCCGCCAAACGTTGCTGGATCCGAATGCCAAAAGTTGTGACATTATTTTTGGTCCGTTATACACCAAGCAAGTAAAACATTTGGGAGATTTTTGCAAGAAGTTTGGAATTAAAATGGTTATTCCGTTCTCTATTGAAGGAGGTGAGGTGGCCAATAATCCTCAGATATTCCAAATATACCAGTCGGCAGACAGTCAAGCACAAGACGCCATACGTGCTTACCTGGATCGTTTTCCTAACCATCACCCGGTATTCATTGACTGTAATGATGCTACGAGTACAAAAGGCATCTTCACTTTTCCGTTGAGAAAGCAGTTGGAAGCCAAAGGCATCAAGTATAACATCACCAACTTGAAGTCGAGCGAGGAAGCTTTTGCAAAGTCGTTCAGCTTGTCAAAGCCTAATGTAGTCATTTTGAATACCGGGCGTTCACCAGAATTGAACGTGGCTTTGGCAAAGATTGATGGACTGAAGGCAGCCAATCCCGCACTGTCTGTGTCGTTGTTTGGCTACACAGAGTGGCTGATGTATACGAAAGTGTACTTCGATTACTTCTGCAAGTACGAAACTTATATACCGACAGTTGCTTATTACAACGCCCTCTCTCCTCAAACCAAGCGGATTGAATATAAGTATCGTCAGTGGTTTAAGGAAGAGATGCAAGGCGCTCTTCCACGATTTGCACTAACTGGTTACGACCAAGCAAGTTATTTTTGTCAAGGACTTCATCGGTATGGCATGAACTTCTCAGGAAGCAAAGCGGAAAATATGCATACGCCATTGCAAACTCCATTACATTTCAGGCAGGTCGCTAACGGTGGCAGACAGAATGCCAATTTCATGTTGATTCATTATAAGAACAATCGAACCATCGAGAGTATCACTTATTAA
- a CDS encoding NADH-quinone oxidoreductase subunit L, translating to MDYSYVYLILLLPALSFLILGLLGMKMSHKVAGLIGTVVLGTVFCLSCYTAYEYFIGVGRGVDGLYPTITPFNITWLKFTELLTFNIGFRLTPISVMMLVVISTVSFMVHIYSFGYMHGEKGFQRYYAFLSLFTMSMLGLVVATNIFQMYLFWELVGVSSYLLIGFYYPMHTAVAASKKAFIVTRFADLFFLIGILFYSFYVGTFNYDLTATPELATHAAHAAWVMPLALFLMFIGGAGKSAMFPLHIWLPDAMEGPTPVSALIHAATMVVAGVYLVASMFPLFVEYAPEQLHWIAYIAAFTAFYAAAVACAQSDIKRVLAFSTISQIGFMLVALGVCLPDPATGAVAMTEEYADVQGLGYMASMFHLFTHAMFKACLFLGAGCVIHAVHSNEKYYMGGLRKYMPITHITFLISCLAISGIPPFSGFYSKDEILVACYNFHPVMGMVMSGIAMMTAFYMFRLYYVIFWGKSYYESHQGEPNVHAPHEAPAVMTFPLIFLSLITCTVFLWGTRAGQLVSANGIGFNTHTNWSVAITSTVLALLAIGLATFMYKGEKTPVADKLASTFPTLHRAAYKRFYMDEVWQFVTHKIIFRCVSRPIAWFDRHVIDGFFNFLAWGTQEAGESIRPWQSGDVRQYAIWFLTGSVALTLALICLL from the coding sequence ATGGATTACAGTTATGTATATTTAATACTTCTTCTACCTGCACTCAGTTTCCTGATACTTGGACTGTTGGGTATGAAGATGAGTCATAAGGTGGCTGGACTCATTGGCACCGTGGTGCTTGGTACGGTGTTCTGTCTCTCTTGCTACACCGCTTATGAATATTTTATAGGCGTAGGGCGTGGCGTTGACGGATTATATCCTACCATTACACCTTTTAATATTACGTGGTTGAAGTTTACTGAACTGCTTACCTTTAACATCGGTTTTAGGTTGACACCTATTTCTGTAATGATGTTAGTGGTTATCTCTACGGTCAGTTTCATGGTGCACATCTATTCCTTTGGCTATATGCACGGAGAAAAAGGTTTTCAGCGTTATTACGCTTTCCTTTCGCTCTTCACCATGTCAATGTTGGGCTTGGTAGTAGCAACCAATATCTTCCAGATGTATTTGTTTTGGGAATTGGTGGGCGTTAGCTCTTACCTGCTCATTGGTTTCTATTATCCCATGCACACAGCCGTGGCTGCTTCAAAGAAAGCTTTCATTGTAACACGCTTTGCCGATTTGTTCTTTTTAATCGGTATTTTGTTTTATAGCTTCTATGTAGGAACATTCAATTACGATTTAACCGCTACGCCAGAATTGGCAACTCATGCTGCTCATGCCGCTTGGGTGATGCCGTTGGCTCTGTTCCTGATGTTTATTGGTGGTGCAGGTAAATCAGCCATGTTCCCTTTACACATTTGGTTGCCCGATGCGATGGAAGGTCCAACTCCAGTTTCGGCATTGATTCACGCTGCAACGATGGTGGTGGCAGGTGTGTATTTGGTGGCAAGTATGTTCCCCTTGTTCGTGGAATATGCGCCCGAACAGTTGCATTGGATTGCTTATATTGCAGCCTTTACTGCCTTTTATGCGGCTGCCGTAGCATGTGCACAGAGCGACATCAAGCGTGTCTTGGCATTCTCAACCATTTCGCAGATTGGTTTTATGCTCGTTGCTTTGGGCGTTTGCTTGCCCGATCCTGCCACAGGAGCAGTAGCAATGACCGAAGAATATGCCGACGTACAAGGATTAGGATATATGGCAAGCATGTTCCATCTGTTTACGCATGCCATGTTCAAGGCTTGTTTGTTCTTGGGTGCAGGATGTGTGATTCATGCCGTACACTCCAACGAGAAATATTATATGGGAGGACTTCGCAAGTACATGCCCATCACGCACATTACGTTCTTGATTTCATGTCTTGCTATTTCGGGCATTCCACCTTTCTCAGGATTCTATTCAAAGGATGAGATATTGGTGGCTTGTTACAACTTCCATCCCGTCATGGGAATGGTGATGAGCGGTATTGCTATGATGACCGCCTTCTATATGTTCCGTTTGTATTACGTTATCTTCTGGGGTAAGAGCTATTACGAGTCGCATCAGGGCGAACCCAACGTGCATGCGCCTCACGAAGCTCCTGCGGTGATGACCTTTCCGTTGATATTCTTGTCGCTCATCACTTGTACCGTCTTCCTTTGGGGGACACGTGCAGGACAACTGGTGTCTGCCAACGGCATTGGGTTTAATACGCATACCAACTGGTCAGTGGCGATTACCAGTACTGTATTGGCATTGCTTGCCATCGGTCTTGCCACCTTTATGTATAAAGGAGAGAAAACGCCAGTGGCAGACAAGTTGGCAAGTACTTTCCCAACCTTGCACCGCGCTGCTTACAAACGTTTTTATATGGACGAGGTTTGGCAGTTTGTGACACACAAAATTATCTTCCGTTGTGTCAGCCGTCCCATTGCTTGGTTCGACCGTCATGTCATTGATGGCTTCTTTAACTTCTTGGCATGGGGTACACAAGAGGCAGGCGAAAGCATCCGACCTTGGCAGAGTGGCGATGTGAGACAATACGCCATTTGGTTCCTTACAGGTAGTGTAGCATTGACGTTGGCATTGATTTGCTTGTTGTAA
- a CDS encoding gliding motility-associated C-terminal domain-containing protein, whose translation MKIKTALFILMLLTSLHIMAQETPTISPSAIFTTVDGETSEAVTEFSGSAPLKAKFSANVANQGDWNAYFEWRFTLEGDEKPYLIRYEQDTEVTFTKAGSHRVVLYAIFTHGTDSVKYTEEYWADASPITVSISESKLDMPNAFSPNGDGINDIYKAKDGWQSLTEFKAYIFNRWGQKLFEWTNPADGWDGKFQGKDVKQGVYFCLVKAKGADGRTFNIKTDVNLLRGYNEDGGTKMGK comes from the coding sequence ATGAAAATTAAGACAGCCCTATTCATTCTCATGCTGCTAACCTCTTTGCACATCATGGCACAAGAGACACCCACGATAAGTCCATCTGCCATCTTCACAACAGTAGATGGCGAAACGAGTGAGGCGGTCACTGAATTTAGTGGTTCAGCACCTTTAAAGGCCAAATTTTCAGCAAATGTAGCGAATCAAGGAGACTGGAACGCTTACTTCGAATGGCGGTTTACCCTTGAAGGTGACGAGAAACCGTATCTCATACGCTACGAACAAGATACCGAAGTGACTTTCACCAAGGCGGGTTCGCATCGAGTAGTGCTCTACGCCATCTTCACTCATGGCACTGACTCGGTGAAGTATACGGAGGAATATTGGGCTGACGCATCACCGATAACTGTTTCTATTTCAGAAAGTAAGCTGGATATGCCTAATGCTTTTTCACCTAATGGTGATGGCATCAATGACATCTATAAAGCCAAAGACGGTTGGCAAAGTCTGACAGAGTTCAAGGCATACATTTTTAACCGGTGGGGACAAAAGTTGTTCGAGTGGACAAATCCAGCCGATGGTTGGGATGGAAAGTTCCAAGGCAAAGACGTGAAGCAGGGCGTTTACTTCTGTTTAGTCAAAGCAAAGGGTGCCGACGGAAGAACTTTCAACATCAAAACAGACGTAAATTTACTGAGAGGATACAATGAAGATGGTGGCACCAAGATGGGTAAATAA
- a CDS encoding DUF805 domain-containing protein → MEQNSIREASPKLSFSDAVRQVFNKYATFKGRARRSEYWWFVLFYCLVLIAAALLDNLFGITFEYAFYGAIYCLAALVLFLPNLAVTVRRLHDINKSGWNILWGIIPLIGSILLIVWCCQDSDLEANKYGESPKYL, encoded by the coding sequence ATGGAACAAAATTCTATTCGTGAGGCATCGCCCAAGCTGTCGTTTTCCGATGCCGTTCGTCAAGTTTTTAACAAGTATGCAACCTTTAAGGGACGTGCGCGCCGGTCAGAGTATTGGTGGTTCGTGCTGTTTTACTGTTTGGTTTTAATTGCAGCAGCTTTATTGGATAACCTTTTTGGCATCACCTTTGAGTACGCCTTTTACGGAGCGATTTATTGTCTTGCGGCACTCGTATTGTTCTTACCTAATTTAGCTGTTACAGTTCGTCGCTTGCATGACATTAACAAGAGCGGTTGGAATATTCTTTGGGGAATCATTCCGTTGATTGGAAGTATCTTATTGATTGTTTGGTGCTGCCAAGATTCAGATTTAGAGGCCAATAAATACGGCGAATCTCCTAAATATTTGTAA
- the uvrA gene encoding excinuclease ABC subunit UvrA, which translates to MTREDEKINIWGARVHNLKNIDVEIPRNALTVITGLSGSGKSSLAFDTIFAEGQRRYIETFSAYARNFLGNLERPDVDKITGLSPVISIEQKTTNKNPRSTVGTTTEIYDYLRLLYARAGTAYSYLSGEKMIKYTEEKVIEMILNDYADKRIYILSPLVRQRKGHYRELFESMRRKGYLYMRVDGEIKEIVRGMKVDRYKNHNIEVVIDKLQVRGKDDERLKKTVQIAMRQGDGVIMIMNKETGEIRNFSKRLMDPVSGISYGEPAPNIFSFNSPEGACQRCKGLGYVNEIDLSKVIPNDKLSIHDGAIVPLGKYKNQMIFWQIDAILHKYDLTLKTPFKDIPQDVVDEILYGSLENIKISKDLVRTSSDYFVTFEGIIKYLRTVMENDDSTAGQKWADQFLATTTCPECNGMRLKRESLSYKIWDHNISEIANLDITELKEWLDHVEEHLDKQQRTIATEIVKELRARVSFLLEVGLDYLSLNRASASLSGGESQRIRLATQIGSQLVNVLYILDEPSIGLHQRDNERLIHSLKELRDMGNSVIVVEHDKDMMLAADYIIDIGPKAGRKGGEVVFQGTPQQMLQQHTITADYLNGKRAIELPTKRREGNGKSIWIKGAKGNNLKDIDVEFPLGKLIVVTGVSGSGKSTLINETLQPILSKHFYRSLKKPMSYDSIEGIDYIDKVVDVDQSPLGRTPRSNPATYTGVFSDIRSLFVNLPEAKIRGYKPGRFSFNVKGGRCEACGGNGYKTIEMNFLPDVMVPCEVCHGKRYNRETLEVRYKGKSIADVLDMTINQAVEFFDAVPNILHKIKTIQDVGLGYIKLGQPSTTLSGGESQRVKLATELSKRDTGKTLYILDEPTTGLHFEDIRILMDVLQQLVNRGNTVVIIEHNLDVIKLADYIIDMGPEGGRGGGMILTTGTPEEVAKSSKGYTPKFLKQELKG; encoded by the coding sequence ATGACTCGCGAAGACGAAAAGATTAATATATGGGGTGCACGCGTACACAATCTTAAGAACATCGATGTAGAGATTCCACGCAATGCACTCACCGTTATTACAGGCTTATCAGGTTCAGGAAAATCATCCTTGGCATTCGACACTATTTTTGCCGAAGGCCAACGAAGGTATATCGAAACGTTCTCGGCATACGCCAGAAACTTCCTCGGTAACCTGGAAAGACCCGATGTAGATAAAATCACAGGACTGTCTCCAGTCATCAGCATCGAGCAGAAAACCACCAACAAAAATCCACGCTCTACTGTAGGTACAACCACTGAAATATACGACTACCTGCGCCTTCTCTATGCCCGGGCCGGTACAGCATACAGCTATCTGTCGGGTGAAAAAATGATAAAATACACCGAAGAGAAGGTTATTGAGATGATTCTCAACGACTATGCCGACAAGCGCATCTACATTTTGTCTCCCTTGGTCAGGCAAAGAAAAGGCCACTATCGCGAACTTTTCGAGAGTATGCGGCGCAAAGGCTATCTCTACATGCGGGTAGATGGAGAAATCAAGGAGATTGTTCGCGGCATGAAGGTTGACCGGTACAAGAACCACAACATTGAGGTGGTGATCGACAAGTTGCAGGTGCGTGGTAAAGATGATGAGCGACTGAAGAAAACAGTACAGATAGCCATGAGGCAAGGCGACGGTGTCATCATGATTATGAACAAAGAAACAGGCGAAATACGCAACTTCTCCAAACGCCTGATGGACCCCGTCAGCGGCATTTCATACGGTGAACCCGCCCCCAACATCTTTTCTTTCAACTCGCCAGAGGGTGCCTGTCAGCGTTGCAAAGGTTTGGGCTATGTCAACGAGATTGACCTTTCAAAAGTTATTCCGAATGACAAACTTAGCATACATGATGGTGCCATCGTCCCATTGGGCAAATACAAGAACCAGATGATATTCTGGCAAATCGATGCCATCTTGCACAAATACGATCTGACACTCAAAACTCCATTCAAAGACATACCGCAGGATGTGGTTGATGAAATACTTTATGGAAGCCTTGAAAACATCAAGATTTCCAAAGACTTAGTTCGTACCAGTAGTGACTATTTTGTGACTTTTGAAGGCATCATCAAATACCTGCGTACGGTCATGGAGAATGATGATTCGACAGCCGGACAAAAATGGGCAGACCAGTTTCTTGCCACGACCACTTGTCCTGAATGCAACGGCATGAGGCTCAAGCGAGAATCGTTGTCGTACAAGATATGGGACCACAACATTTCAGAGATTGCCAACCTCGATATCACCGAACTGAAAGAGTGGCTCGACCATGTGGAGGAGCATCTGGACAAACAACAAAGAACCATTGCTACTGAGATTGTGAAGGAATTGAGAGCACGCGTGAGCTTCTTACTGGAAGTTGGTCTCGACTATCTTTCACTCAACCGCGCGTCTGCCTCTTTGTCCGGAGGCGAGAGCCAGCGCATCAGACTGGCCACTCAAATTGGCTCACAACTGGTCAATGTGCTGTATATTCTCGACGAACCCAGCATTGGTTTGCACCAAAGAGATAACGAACGGCTCATCCACTCACTGAAAGAATTGCGCGACATGGGCAACTCTGTCATTGTCGTGGAGCACGATAAAGACATGATGTTGGCTGCCGACTACATTATAGACATCGGCCCAAAGGCTGGACGCAAAGGAGGTGAGGTTGTCTTTCAAGGCACTCCGCAGCAAATGCTCCAGCAACATACCATCACGGCCGATTATCTAAATGGCAAACGAGCCATTGAGTTACCCACGAAACGGCGTGAAGGCAACGGCAAAAGTATTTGGATAAAGGGAGCAAAAGGTAACAACCTGAAGGATATTGACGTGGAGTTTCCGCTTGGAAAACTCATTGTCGTAACGGGCGTGTCTGGCTCTGGCAAGTCTACTCTCATCAACGAAACGCTGCAGCCCATACTGTCGAAGCATTTTTATCGCTCGCTGAAAAAGCCAATGTCGTACGATTCGATAGAAGGCATCGACTATATAGATAAGGTGGTGGATGTAGATCAAAGTCCGTTAGGGCGAACTCCTCGCAGCAACCCAGCCACCTATACGGGCGTGTTCAGCGACATTCGCTCGCTGTTCGTCAACCTACCAGAGGCTAAAATACGGGGTTACAAACCTGGACGCTTCTCGTTTAACGTGAAAGGTGGACGATGTGAGGCCTGCGGTGGCAATGGTTACAAGACGATAGAAATGAATTTTCTGCCCGATGTGATGGTGCCATGCGAGGTTTGCCATGGCAAACGCTACAACCGCGAGACACTTGAAGTGAGATATAAAGGCAAAAGCATTGCCGACGTGCTGGACATGACCATCAATCAGGCGGTAGAATTTTTCGATGCCGTGCCTAACATTCTACACAAAATCAAAACCATTCAGGATGTTGGCTTAGGCTACATCAAACTGGGACAACCCTCCACTACCCTTTCGGGCGGTGAGAGTCAGCGGGTGAAGTTGGCTACCGAATTATCTAAACGCGACACAGGAAAGACGCTGTACATCCTTGACGAGCCAACAACAGGACTGCACTTCGAGGACATCCGCATCTTGATGGACGTGCTTCAGCAATTGGTTAATCGTGGTAACACGGTTGTAATTATCGAACACAACCTGGATGTCATCAAGTTGGCCGATTACATCATTGACATGGGACCAGAAGGTGGACGTGGCGGCGGCATGATTTTAACCACGGGAACGCCTGAAGAAGTGGCCAAAAGTAGTAAGGGATATACCCCAAAATTCTTAAAACAAGAACTTAAAGGCTAA
- a CDS encoding complex I subunit 4 family protein, whose amino-acid sequence MSILTLFVVIPVLMLFGLWLARNIRQVRGVMVAGSTALLALSVWLTIAFIQMRHAGNTEAMLFMYSAPWFKPLNIAYTVGVDGISVVMLLLSSIIVFTGTFASWQLKPMTKEYFLWFTLLSIGVFGFFISIDLFTMFMFYEVALIPMYLLIGVWGSGPKEYAAMKLTLMLMGGSALLIIGILGIYFYSGATTMNVLEIAALHNIPVDVQKIFFPLIFIGFGVLGALFPFHTWSPDGHASAPTAVSMLHAGVLMKLGGYGCFRIAMFLLPEAAQELAWIFLILTTISVVYGALSACVQTDLKYINAYSSVSHCGLVLFALLMMTKTACTGAILQMLSHGLMTALFFALIGMIYGRTHTRDVRQLGGLMKIMPFLGVGYVVAGLANLGLPGFSGFVAEMTIFVGSFANNDTFHRTATIIACTSIVVTAVYILRVVGKILYQKVPNPHFEQLTDATWDERVAVMCLIFCVAGLGIAPLWASNVINDAVGPILLNIIH is encoded by the coding sequence ATGAGTATATTAACATTATTCGTCGTTATTCCCGTCTTGATGTTGTTCGGGCTTTGGTTGGCTCGCAACATCCGTCAAGTACGTGGCGTCATGGTGGCTGGCTCTACCGCTTTGCTGGCACTCTCTGTTTGGCTTACTATTGCATTTATCCAAATGCGCCATGCAGGAAATACCGAAGCCATGCTGTTTATGTACAGTGCACCTTGGTTCAAACCGCTTAACATTGCTTACACGGTAGGAGTGGATGGTATCTCGGTTGTCATGTTGCTCTTATCGAGTATCATCGTTTTTACGGGTACCTTTGCCTCTTGGCAGCTCAAACCCATGACTAAAGAATACTTCCTTTGGTTCACCTTGTTGAGCATTGGTGTGTTTGGCTTCTTTATCTCTATCGATTTATTTACCATGTTCATGTTCTACGAGGTGGCACTTATCCCGATGTATCTGCTCATAGGTGTGTGGGGTAGTGGTCCAAAAGAATATGCCGCTATGAAGTTGACGTTGATGCTCATGGGCGGAAGTGCCTTGCTGATTATCGGTATCCTGGGCATTTACTTCTATAGTGGAGCCACCACGATGAACGTACTTGAGATTGCTGCTCTGCACAACATTCCCGTTGATGTTCAGAAGATATTTTTCCCATTGATATTCATTGGATTCGGTGTGTTAGGCGCCTTGTTCCCCTTCCACACATGGTCACCCGATGGACATGCTTCTGCACCCACCGCTGTCTCTATGCTCCATGCTGGCGTGTTGATGAAGTTGGGAGGCTACGGCTGTTTCCGCATCGCCATGTTCTTGTTGCCCGAGGCGGCACAAGAGTTGGCTTGGATCTTCCTTATCCTCACCACCATCTCTGTAGTCTATGGTGCTCTTTCGGCTTGTGTACAAACCGACTTGAAATATATCAACGCCTATTCTTCGGTAAGTCACTGTGGTTTGGTGTTGTTCGCACTGTTGATGATGACCAAAACCGCTTGTACGGGTGCGATTCTCCAAATGCTCTCGCACGGTTTGATGACCGCTTTGTTCTTTGCGCTCATCGGTATGATTTACGGACGTACGCATACACGTGATGTCCGTCAGTTGGGTGGATTGATGAAAATCATGCCTTTCTTGGGCGTGGGATATGTAGTGGCAGGTTTGGCGAACTTGGGGTTACCCGGTTTCTCCGGCTTCGTTGCTGAGATGACTATCTTTGTAGGCTCGTTTGCCAACAACGACACATTCCACCGCACCGCTACTATTATTGCTTGTACCTCCATTGTTGTTACCGCAGTTTATATCCTGCGTGTTGTCGGAAAAATACTATATCAGAAGGTACCCAATCCTCATTTTGAGCAACTCACTGATGCTACATGGGACGAGCGTGTGGCTGTGATGTGTTTGATATTCTGTGTAGCTGGCTTAGGTATCGCACCTCTGTGGGCAAGCAATGTCATCAATGATGCCGTAGGACCTATCCTACTCAATATAATACACTAA
- a CDS encoding NADH-quinone oxidoreductase subunit N, with protein sequence MNYSQFLYMMPEVTLVVLLLVTFVVDFATSQKIRTLAPTDKRRSWFNPMICLLMFAHILINLFPIETHTVFGGMYIATPAIGVIKTILAFGTLIVLIQSKEWLSRPDTAFKEGEFYLLVIATLLGMNMMVSANHFLLFFLGLEMASVPMACLVAFDKYRHDSAEAGAKFILTATFSSGVMLYGISFIYGAVGTLYFEDIATQLTATPFTILGMVFFFSGLGFKISLVPFHFWTADSYQGAPTTVTGYLSVVSKGAAAFALCTILMKVFAPMVIYWQYLLYIVIVLSITVANLFAIRQTNLKRFMAFSSISQAGYIVLAIVGNSALSVTALSFYVLIYVVANMAVFTIISAVEEHNNGTVMMDSYNGFYQTNPKLAFLMTLALFSLGGIPPFAGMFSKFFIFMAAVQDADLSTSVGAWAYIVLFIALINTVISLYYYLLIVKAMYIKKSENPLPMFKSHTNTKLALAVCTAGVVLFGVCYMVFDWIHAASVAIS encoded by the coding sequence ATGAATTACAGTCAATTCCTATATATGATGCCAGAGGTCACCTTAGTGGTGCTTTTGCTGGTTACGTTTGTTGTCGACTTTGCTACATCGCAGAAGATAAGGACGCTTGCTCCCACCGACAAGCGTCGCTCATGGTTCAATCCCATGATTTGTCTGCTTATGTTTGCGCACATCCTCATCAACCTATTCCCCATTGAGACACACACTGTTTTTGGGGGAATGTACATCGCTACACCTGCCATTGGGGTGATAAAGACGATTTTGGCTTTTGGAACGCTCATCGTTCTCATTCAGTCCAAAGAATGGTTGTCGCGTCCCGATACCGCTTTTAAGGAGGGAGAGTTTTACTTATTGGTGATAGCAACGCTGTTGGGAATGAATATGATGGTGAGTGCCAACCACTTCTTGCTCTTTTTCTTAGGCTTGGAAATGGCGAGCGTACCTATGGCTTGCTTGGTTGCGTTTGACAAATATCGTCACGACTCAGCCGAAGCAGGAGCCAAATTCATATTGACAGCCACCTTCTCAAGCGGGGTGATGCTCTACGGTATCAGCTTTATCTATGGTGCGGTAGGCACGCTTTACTTTGAAGACATTGCCACACAGCTCACAGCCACACCGTTTACCATTCTTGGCATGGTGTTCTTTTTCAGCGGCTTGGGCTTTAAGATTAGCTTGGTGCCTTTCCATTTCTGGACAGCCGACTCGTACCAAGGTGCGCCAACTACCGTTACTGGCTATCTCTCGGTAGTAAGTAAAGGTGCAGCAGCTTTTGCTCTTTGCACTATCTTGATGAAAGTCTTTGCCCCCATGGTCATCTATTGGCAATATTTGTTGTACATCGTTATTGTGTTGTCAATCACGGTAGCCAACTTGTTCGCCATTCGTCAAACCAACCTGAAACGCTTTATGGCGTTCAGTTCTATCTCTCAGGCAGGTTATATTGTCTTGGCGATTGTTGGTAACTCGGCGTTGAGCGTCACTGCATTGAGCTTCTATGTGCTGATTTACGTGGTAGCTAACATGGCAGTTTTTACCATTATCAGTGCGGTAGAGGAACATAACAACGGTACGGTGATGATGGACAGTTACAATGGCTTTTATCAAACCAATCCCAAGCTGGCTTTCCTCATGACTTTGGCATTGTTCTCGTTGGGTGGTATTCCACCGTTTGCGGGCATGTTCTCTAAGTTCTTTATCTTTATGGCAGCCGTGCAGGATGCCGATCTGAGTACTTCAGTAGGGGCATGGGCGTACATCGTGTTGTTCATTGCGTTAATCAATACGGTCATCTCCTTGTATTACTACCTCTTGATTGTGAAGGCGATGTACATCAAGAAAAGTGAAAATCCATTGCCCATGTTCAAGAGTCACACAAACACCAAGTTGGCATTGGCTGTATGCACAGCCGGTGTAGTGTTGTTTGGCGTGTGCTACATGGTATTCGATTGGATACATGCGGCTTCGGTAGCCATTTCGTAG